CGGAAAAACCGGTAATATATATGAAGGTTTCATGGAAAGGGACGATAAAACAGATTCTTCCGAAGTGCACTATCCTGCCACCCCAATCAAGGTCAACCTCAATATCCCGGAAATAGCCTGGAAAGTGGCACCCTGGTCTGAGGGGGTGGGATCCATCCGAATTGAAAACAGCATCATCCGTACTGGAAAACACCCCCAGGTACTCCTGGATGAGGGAAGACTAAGTAAAGTCATTGCTGACTCGGTTAGATTGATAGCCCATGCATTCCATCCTAAACCCGTATGGTTCCGTACCTTTGACATAGCCACCGATGAATTGAAACGTTTAGATGGTGGTAGCATTGAACCAGACGAACATAACCCCTTACTGGGATTGAGAGGTATCCATAAAGATCTTGAAAATCCTGAAATCCTGAAGGCAGAATTTGAAGCCATATCAAAACTTTTGGATGAGGGTTATGATAATTTAGGGGTTAAAGTACCATTAGTAAGGGATGTTTCTGAATACCGGGAAGCCAAGAACATCATGTGTGAGGTTGGAATCCGACCACACCGTGACTTACCTGTAGGGGTCTCCATTGAAACCCCTTCTGCAGTTTTCACTCTGGATGAGTTCATAAAGGAAGGGCTGGACTTTGTGACATTGGGGATGAGTGATCTGGCCATGTGTACCCTGGCAGTGGACAGGAGAGGGGTGAAAGTGGCAAAACACTTTAACCTAACTCACAAGTCAGTTTTACATATGATTGAAATGGTGATTAAGAAATGCAACCAGAATCATATTGAAACTTGCATCTGTGGCCATGCCGGATCGGATCCAGCTATTGTCAGATGGCTGGTGGAAACTGGTATCAGTTCCATATCCACCAATCCAGATCAGATTCTGAAAATACGTAAAGTAGTTTTTATTGCTGAAAAAACTATGATTAACCGGGGATTTGCTGATAAAGTAAAATAATACTTCTAACTATGGAGAATTTAATTTTCACATTAATTTACTAGTCATTATCAGTTTGTTAGAT
This DNA window, taken from Methanobacterium subterraneum, encodes the following:
- a CDS encoding putative PEP-binding protein; protein product: MIILRGIGTGPYVGVGHVKKIGNDEDLRDLKGGEIVVVSRASRDMLSYLHQAGGVVTDYGGITSHVAIILREMKVPCIVGTGSGSTKLKEGTLVTVDGKTGNIYEGFMERDDKTDSSEVHYPATPIKVNLNIPEIAWKVAPWSEGVGSIRIENSIIRTGKHPQVLLDEGRLSKVIADSVRLIAHAFHPKPVWFRTFDIATDELKRLDGGSIEPDEHNPLLGLRGIHKDLENPEILKAEFEAISKLLDEGYDNLGVKVPLVRDVSEYREAKNIMCEVGIRPHRDLPVGVSIETPSAVFTLDEFIKEGLDFVTLGMSDLAMCTLAVDRRGVKVAKHFNLTHKSVLHMIEMVIKKCNQNHIETCICGHAGSDPAIVRWLVETGISSISTNPDQILKIRKVVFIAEKTMINRGFADKVK